A genomic window from Glycine max cultivar Williams 82 chromosome 17, Glycine_max_v4.0, whole genome shotgun sequence includes:
- the LOC100812122 gene encoding uncharacterized protein yields MRTKNCRPAKVCWYLPIIPRFKRLFANAHDAKNLSWHSNDRKSDGLLRHPADSPQWKTIDHLYPEFGYEPRNLRLALASDGMNPYGSLSSNHSSWPILLMIYNLPPWLCILREYIILCMMIAGPRKPGNDIDVYLMPLIEDLKQLWEEGVDVWDANMQQTFRLRTMVFCTINDFPAYGNLSGYSVKGHHACPICPSEALTGNQVHDRVKEIVTVFGKSQKKTSSPNNMWKKCSIFLIFHTGKTKDGLKFRQDLVDMGIREQLHPISQGRRTYLPPACHTLSTTEKISFCQCLWNLKVPQGYSSNIKSLVALNDLKLVGLKSHDCRVLMQQLFPVAIRDIWPDKVRVAITRLCFLFNAICSKVINPHQLDDLENEAAIVICQLEMYFPPSFFDIMVHLIVHLVREIWLCGPVFLRWMYPIERYMKVLKGYTKNQYRPEASIVERYVAEEAIEFCSQYMETVEAVGNSGVIVEAHSEHFSRASDNNPIEASMPYLGVIEEIWELDYNQFRVSVFKCKWVNGNTGVHRDEMGFTLVDLNKVGYKEEPFIMAEQARQVFYIQDPNSHRLSVVLQGMPIGLREQIHDASLDICETPRFCTKMPSICEQAEVDDVHAIRHDHAEGSFG; encoded by the exons ATGA GAACCAAAAATTGTCGTCCTGCCAAGGTGTgctggtatcttccaataataccaaggtttaagcgattgTTTGCTAATGCACATGATGCAAAAAACCTTTCATGGCATTCGAATGACCGAAAATCTGATGGATTACTACGGCATCCTGCCGATTCGCCGCAGTGGAAGACAATTGATCATTTGTATCCAGAGTTTGGGTATGAGCCAAGGAACCTAAGGCTTGCTCTTGCttctgatggaatgaatccttaTGGTAGCTTAAGCAGCAACCACAGTTCGTGGCCTATTTTACTgatgatttacaaccttccCCCATGGTTGTGCATTTTGCGTGAATACATTATCCTGTGTATGATGATCGCGGGTCCAAGGAAGCCAGGgaatgatattgatgtgtatCTTATGCCATTAATCGAAGACTTGAAACAATTGTGGGAAGAAGGGGTAGATGTGTGGGATGCAAATATGCAGCAGACGTTCAGGTTACGCACAATGGTGTTTTGTACTATTAATGATTTTCCAGCATATGGAAATTTAAGTGGATACAGTGTGAAAGGGCATCATGCATGTCCTATCT GCCCCTCAGAAGCATTAACTGGAAACCAAGTTCATGATCGCGTAAAGGAAATTGTAACCGTGTTTGGCAAGTCCCAGAAGAAGACATCATCTCCCAACAACATGTGGAAGAAATGCTCAATATttttgatcttccatactg ggaagacaaaggatggtttgaaaTTTCGTCAAGACTTGGTTGACATGGGAATACGAGAGCAGTTGCATCCCATATCACAAGGTCGGCGAACATATTTACCCCCAGCATGCCACACACTGTCAACAAcagagaagataagtttttgtcaatgtCTGTGGAATCTCaaagttccacaaggatactcttcaaatatcaagagccttgtCGCCCTCAATGATCTTAAGTTGGTTGGCttgaagtctcatgattgtcgtGTCTTAATGCAACAATTATTCCCTGTTGCGATTCGCGACATCTGGCCTGACAAAGTTAGAGTTGCCATAACCCGTTTGTGCTTTCTTTTTAATGCCATATGTAGTAAAGTCATTAATCCTCATCAATTGGATGACTTGGAGAATGAGGCTGCCATTGTCATTTGTCAGTTAGAGATGTATTTCCCaccatcattttttgacatcatggttcacctAATTGTTCATCTTGTGAGGGAAATTTGGTTGTGTGGTCCGGTTTTTTTGCGGTGGATGTATCCAATTGAACGCTACATGAAAGTGTTGAAGGGATATACCAAAAATCAATACCGACCAGAAGCTTCCATTGTAGAAAGGTATGTTGCTGAAGAAgctattgaattttgttcacaGTACATGGAAACAGTTGAAGCTGTGGGG AATAGTGGGGTGATTGTGGAGGCTCATTCTGAGCACTTTTCTAGAGCATCTGATAACAACCCAATTGAAGCCTCAATGCCTTATTTAGGAGTTATTGAAGAAATCTGGGAGCTTGATTATAATCAATTTAGAGTTTCAGTatttaaatgtaaatgggttaaTGGAAATACCGGTGTTCATAGAGATGAAATGGGATTCACTTTAGTAGACCTTAACAAGGTAGGTTACAAGGAGGAACCATTCattatggcagaacaagctagacaagtgtTTTACATCCAAGATCCAAATAGTCATAGATTATCAGTGGTTCTACAAGGAATGCCAATTGGTCTTAGGGAACAAATTCATGATGCATCCCTTGACATTTGTGAGACTCCTCGTTTTTGTACAAAAATGCCTTCAATATGTGAACAAGCAGAGGTGGATGACGTACATGCGATTCGTCATGATCATGCTGAAGGTTCATTTGGATAG